In Amaranthus tricolor cultivar Red isolate AtriRed21 chromosome 5, ASM2621246v1, whole genome shotgun sequence, a genomic segment contains:
- the LOC130814198 gene encoding acetylajmalan esterase-like, with protein MMNFLLHFLILCIFISSQFATIIIAHPQGLETSLLNKRTSKTTMQFEAMYQFGDSLSDTGNLVREPTGAKSAFARLPYGQTYFHRPTGRCSDGLLMVDYFAMYFNLPFLNPYLARGSDFSKGANFAVAGATALDASALGARNVTLPLTNTSLGRQLQWFKSLLHSTFSNTKEIKRKLQKALVLMGEIGGNDYNFAFFQGKTLEEVYQLVPQVVKTIKDAVQEVINLGATNIVVPGNFPIGCVPLYLVKFETYDESKYDEYQCLKDYNEFSKYHNQLLVEAIQELQQENPNVAIVYGDYYYALTWVISHAPVLGFERGGSTKACCAIGNNPYNYDLKKSCGSPGVPICEDPSKTVNWDGIHMTQEGNKNVARWLLTNFVPPLQRHFHP; from the exons ATGATGAACTTCCTTCTGCATTTTCTGATACTatgtattttcatttcttcaCAATTTGCTACCATTATCATTGCACATCCTCAAGGATTAGAAACTTCCCTTTTAAACAAAAGAACATCAAAAACAACAATGCAATTTGAAGCAATGTACCAATTCGGTGACTCGCTTTCCGACACCGGAAACTTAGTCCGGGAACCTACCGGAGCAAAATCCGCTTTCGCCAGACTTCCTTACGGCCAAACATACTTCCATCGGCCCACCGGTCGGTGCTCCGATGGACTTCTAATGGTGGattattttg CAATGTACTTCAACCTACCATTTCTAAACCCATATCTTGCAAGAGGAAGTGACTTCTCCAAAGGTGCCAACTTCGCGGTGGCCGGCGCGACTGCTCTTGATGCCTCTGCTTTGGGTGCACGAAATGTAACACTTCCTCTTACAAACACCTCCTTGGGTAGACAACTTCAATGGTTTAAGTCTCTACTCCACTCTACTTTCTCTAATACAAAAG AAATCAAAAGAAAACTACAAAAGGCTCTGGTTCTGATGGGAGAAATCGGAGGAAATGACTACAATTTTGCTTTCTTTCAAGGCAAAACCTTGGAAGAAGTTTATCAACTTGTACCTCAGGTTGTCAAAACCATCAAAGATGCAGTCCAG GAAGTGATCAATCTCGGAGCAACTAACATTGTGGTTCCAGGAAATTTCCCCATTGGTTGTGTACCTCTATATCTCGTCAAATTCGAAACTTACGATGAATCAAAGTATGATGAATATCAATGTCTAAAAGACTACAATGAGTTTTCAAAGTACCACAACCAACTTTTGGTAGAAGCAATTCAAGAGTTGCAACAAGAGAATCCAAATGTTGCCATTGTTTATGGAGACTACTACTATGCCTTGACATGGGTCATTAGCCATGCTCCTGTGTTAG GCTTTGAACGAGGTGGATCAACTAAGGCTTGTTGTGCAATTGGCAACAATCCATACAATTATGATCTAAAAAAGAGTTGTGGAAGTCCGGGAGTCCCAATATGTGAAGATCCCAGTAAAACGGTAAATTGGGATGGAATTCATATGACTCAAGAGGGAAACAAAAACGTTGCTAGATGGTTATTAACAAATTTCGTTCCTCCTCTTCAAAGACATTTTCATCCttaa